Below is a window of Bacteroidota bacterium DNA.
AATGAAATTATTTTATCGAAAGAAAAAATAGAATCAAGTGCTTGCAACAATTTTCGTGGAAAAATTGGACATATTGTACCAACAACCAATGGTGTTGAAGTAAAAATCGATATTGGAGTTTTCTTATATGTAGTAATAACAAAAAGCTCATCGCGAAAATTAGATTTGTCAAACAATATAAATATTTGGCTCAGCTTTAAAGCAACAGCCATAAAATTTATAAAAACATAGTGGCTCCGAATACTGTCATTAAGATGTAATATTTGTTTTTAATCAGTCATTTATAAATTCAAAAAGTGAGAAAAAGAAAAAAACACCCTATCATTTATAATTTGGAAATTACCAATTTAGCAGCCGAAGGTAAAGCTATTGCTAAAATTGATGAAAAAATTGTTTTCGTAACAAAAGTTATTCCGGGCGATATTGTTGATGTACAGGTAAACAGAAAACGTAAAAGTTTCCTCGAGGGCTATCCTATAAAATTTCACAAATACTCAGAAAACAGAGTGCCTGCAATTTGCAAACATTTTGGAGTGTGTGGGGGTTGCAAATGGCAAAATTTGCCTTACAACTTGCAACTTTCTTACAAGCATAATCAAGTTGTCGATAATTTTGAGCGTATCGGCAAGCTCAAGGTCGATGAAATAAAACCTATTTTGGCTTCCGAAAATACTGATTTCTACAGAAATAAGTTGGAATATACTTTTACAAACAGACGTTGGCTTCACGAAGACGAAATAGAAAATGCTGAAGAAAAAATATTAGACGGTTTAGGTTTTCACGTACCCGGCAGATTCGACAAGGTTCTCGATATTGAATTTTGTCATTTACAACCCGCGCCTTCCAACGAAATTAGGCTGGCTGTGAGGGAGTTTGCTTTGAAATATGGAATGAGTTTTTTCGATTTGAGAAAACAAGAAGGATTATTACGTAATTTAATTATTCGAAACAACAGTTCGGGCGAGTTTATGGTGATAGCTTCATTTTTTTATGAAGATGAAAAATTGAGGAATTCGTTGCTCGAATATCTACATCAACAATTTCCCAAAATAAAATCGCTGATGTATGTAGTAAATCCGAAAAGAAACGACACTATCAGCGATTTGGAGATTAAACATTTTGCAGGCGATAGTTTCATTTTTGAGAAAATGGAAGACTTGAAATTTAAAATAAGTCCAAAATCTTTTTTTCAAACTAATTCGCTACAAGCTTATAATTTGTATAAAATTGTTCGTGAGTTTGCAAATTTGAATGGTGATGAGGTGGTTTACGACCTTTATACAGGTACAGGAACTATTGCAAACTTTATTGCAAAATCGGCTAAAAAAGTGATCGGAATAGAATTTATTGAAGATGCCATTGCTGATGCAAAAACCAATTCAGCTATTAATAATCTTAGCAACACTTCGTTTTTTGCAGGCGATATTAAAGATATTCTAAATGAAGAGTTTATTTTAGAAAACGGGAAGCCCGATGTAATTATTCTTGATCCTCCACGTGCCGGTATTCATAAAAATGTTGTTGAAAGTTTGCTTTACGCCAAACCGGAAAAAATTGTTTATGTGAGCTGCAATCCGGCAACTCAGGCACGAGATATTGCTTTGTTAGGCGAAGAATACCAAGTAAAACTGATTCAGCCGGTTGATATGTTTCCACATACTCATCATGTCGAGAATGTGGCACTTTTGCATAGGATTAGTTAATGAAATTATTTTTTTGAAATTGACAATAATTCTATAGTTCCAAACTGAATTGTCCATCTTCTTCCAAATTCAAAGGTTTTTCATCTATAGATTTTGATTCTTCAAGTTCTTCAGTGTTTCCGTTTTCGTCGAATACGAGAGATTCAATCCACGAAATTTTTTGCAAATTAAAAATAGAAATTCGTTTTCCTCGTGCTTTGTAACTTTTTATTCCAATAAATTCGGCAACATTTATTATTTCATTTTCTCGACTACTTTGTTCGCCTCCGAACTCAATTTCTATTCTTGGAAGCTTGTCCGTCGAAAAAATAATGAATTTCGAATTCTGATTTTCGCCAATAAAACTAACTTTTTTGTCGGTCTCATCAATCTGAAAACGTTTGAGATAATAGTAATTTTGGTCGGCATCGAAAAAAACCACCGAAAACACTTTTTCGGGATTATATTTTTCTATCAAAACAATGTCTTCGTCGAAATGATTGGAAAGGTCGAAGCCTGACAATTGAAAATATCCTGATTTTGTAATTGTTAAAATTTTGTCGTTGCCTGAAAAATCGCCAATGAATTTTCCTCTTTCTTCGGTACTAAGGCGTAAAACAGATTCATCGAACCAAATTTGTCTGCCACCTAGAGTAGAAACACCTTTTGTTTTTAGAGAAATTTTATACACATCATGTTTTGTAATAATGTTGCCTTTTGAATTTCTACCTTTTATTGCTAAGTCTCTGAAATCGAGTTCGAAACTTAATCGTCTCAATTTTGCTTTTGGCTTGAGGAAAATTTTTATGGTTTCGGCTTCACCATTGGGATTTGCTGTGAAGTAAATAATTTTTGAATTTGCTGTTCCTTGAGTTATATCATACTCCTTGTCTCGGATTATACTTAGAACTGCAAATCGTTTCATAAGTGTAGTTCCGCTTATGCCATCTCGATAAATTGCATTATAAATTGTTCGGTCGTCGTTTGGCTTAAAAATGGTGACATAAATAATATTTTTACCAACAAATGATTTTTCAGAAACTTTGGTGATGATATATTTTCCGTCTCTGCGAAATGCTATAATATCGTCAATGTCGGAACAATCGCAAACAAACTCATCTTTTTTAAGAGAAGTTCCAATGAATCCCTCTTTTTTGTTTATATAAAGTTTTTCGTTTGCAACAACCACTTTAGTAGCAACAATTGTGTCGAAGTTGCGAATTTCGGTTTTCCGTTGCCTTCCTTTTCCATACTTATTTTTAATTTTTCTGTAATAATCAATGGCAAACTGAACCATTCTGCTCAGATTATATTCAATTTGCTGAATCTCAGCTTCAATAGATTTTATTAGTTCGTCGGCTTTGAAGGAATCAAATTTCGAAATTCTTTTGATTTTTATCTCTGTAAGTTTAACAATATCATCGTAAACTACAGTTTTCTTCAATAAATATTTGAAAGGTTCGAGGTGTGTATCAATAGTTTCGATTATCGATTCCCAGGTTTCGCAATCTTCAATTTCAATGTAAATTCTATTCTCAATGAAAATTTTTTCTAATGAAGAGAAATGCCAGGCATCTTCGAGCTCCGATTTTTTTATCTCCAACTCTTTTTTCAGTAGATTGACGGTGTTTTGTGCCGAAATTTTCAGCATTTCTGAAGAACCTAGAAATCGTGGTTTTTCTTCTTCTATAACACAATTGTTTGGAGAAATTGAAATTTCGCAATCGGTGAAAGCATAGAGCGCATCGATGGTTTTGTCTGGTGAAATCCCCGAATTTATATAAATCAAAATTTCGACATTTTCAGAAGTATTATCGTCAATTTTTTTGATTTTAATTTTCCCTTTTTCGTTTGCTTTTACGATACTATCAATCAAACTTCCGGTGGTTTTACCAAAGGGAATTTCAGAAATTTGAAGTGTTTTTTTATCTATTTTAGATATTCTGGCTCTAACTTTTACACTTCCTCCACGCAAACCATCGTTATATTTGCTGAAATCGGCTAAGCCTGCGGTCGGAAAATCTGGGAGTAATTCAAATTCTTTGTCGTTCAAAAAGTCGATTGATGCATCAATGAGTTCGATAAAATTGTGGGGAAGGATTTTTGATGCTAAACCAACTGCAATTCCTTCTGCACCTTGCGCCAAAAGCAATGGAAATTTTACAGGTAAATTAATCGGCTCGTTGTTTCGTCCATCGTATGATGCTTTCCAAAATGTTGTTTTAGAATTAAAAACTACATCAATAGCAAATTTCGACAAACGAGCCTCAATATATCTTGATGCTGCTGCATTGTCGCCGGTTATTATGTTTCCCCAGTTTCCTTGAGTTTCTATCAATAATTCTTTTTGTCCGATTTGTACCATAGCATCGCCAATTGAGGCATCGCCATGAGGGTGAAATTGCATAGTTTGCCCGATAATATTGGCAACTTTATTGAAACGTCCGTCATCTAATCGTTTCATAGCAAAAAGAATTCGCCGTTGAACAGGTTTTAATCCATCGTATATATGCGGAACGGCACGCTCTAAAATTACATAGGAAGCATATTCGAGAAACCAGTTTTTATACATGCCTGACAGATATTCAACATTGTGCATATTGTCTGATTTTGCAATTTGACTGTCTTCTCCCGAATTGTTAATTTCTTCGTTTTCAGCTCCTTCTATTTTTTTGTTTTCTTCCGTTTGCATTAAAACCTATACTCTGTTCAAAAAATTATTTGGCTTCAAAGATAATACTTGAACTTAAAACTATTTACAGACTTTTATAAAAATGCTATTTATTTTGAGGAATATTTTTGAATTCATTGTTTTCTGTTGCTCACAAATCATTTTAAAATTTTCAGAAAAGCTAATTCAATTTTATTCTTCCGCTGATTTTAGCTGATTCATTTTTTGCGTAAATCTGAGTAATTTGCAAGAAATATTTTCTGTTTTCCTTCCACAAATTTCGTGGATTTTTTTTATTTTTTTCAACAAATTCTGAAATGTCATTTGAACCTTTTAGAAATTAAAGTGTACTTATTTTGAATTGCAATTCGAATAGCATGAAATAGAATATTAATTTTTATTGAAAATGAAACAAATATGAAACAAATAAGCCAGTTAATTATTATGGTATTGATAATGCAAACAGCAATACTTAATGCTCAAACTCCGGAAGAAATATTTTCGTTTGCGAAAGTTTCGAAACCGCACGAATATTATATTCAACAAGCCGAATTGTGGTGGAAAGTCCTTGAAAAAGACCAAACTAATGCCGATGCATGGTATAATTACTATCGCTCGAATAGAAATTGCAAAGGAACCTACAAAGACATAAATGGTTTTGATGGCAAAAAAAATGATGGCTGGACAAATGAAAGTCCATATTTGAAAAAGCTTGATGACATTTTGGAATTGGTAGAAAAAAATGTTCCTAATTCGTTCACTTATTACAGATTAAAAGAATATGGCGATCCTGAAGAAAGGCTTGAACATCTGCTTAAAGCTATTGAATTGAATCCGAAAGTTCCGGAAGTATATGAAGGAATAGTAGTTGGCTACGAAATGCAATGTAATTTTGCTAAGAGAAAGGAATTTAACGAAAAAATGTTTAAGTCTAACTGGATTTCCCCTGGATTTATTTCGTACAATTACAATGTTTTGATGTCGATGAAACCAAATAGTATTCTCCTGACTTTTGGAGATAATGACACATTTCCAGTTTGGCTTTTGCAAGATGCACTTGGAATTAGAACAGATATTATGGTATTTAATGTTAGTTTGCTGACAGATGTCGATTATCAAAAAATGATCCTTGAAAAAAGTAATATCAAACCTTTAGGAAAAAAATACGAAGACGGCTCAGTAAGCGAAAATCAAAGCGAAATTATTGATTATATTATTAAGAACAAGCCAAAAGAACAGTCCTTGTATATTGGTTTAACGACATGGAAATACCTAAAAGAATATGAAAACGATTTATATCTTCATGGCCTTGTTATGGAATATTCCGACAGCAATATTGATAATATGGCATTTTTAATAAATAATTTTGAGAACATCTATAGAATGGATTACATTTCCATGCAAAACTATTATGATATTAGTAAAGAAAAAGTTGAGCATATGAATCTAAACTATCTTCCGGGAATAGTCAAGCTTCACGAACACTATAAATTGAGTGGTGCAAGTCAAAAGGCCGAAAAAGTTAAAGCACTTGGTTTGTTCATTGCTGAAAAAGGAGGCGAAAGCTGGAAACAAAAAATGTTGGAGGAGTTAAAATAATTTTTTAGTTTAGATTGAATTTTCGTAGGAATTCTTTTAAAATAGTAAAATTAAATAGTCCCAAAAAAATAATGAGTTCTGAAGAAATGAAGAATTTTACAGACGAAAAACTAATTGAGATATACAAAATGTCAAAAGACAGTCGGAGCAAAAAAGCATTCGACTGTCTGTATTTGAGATATTTGCAGCCGATTACAAATTACTTTTTCCTTGCTTTAGACAGAGATAATGAAAAGGCAAAAGACTTTTTTCACGATTTGTTTCTTAAAATATTGGAAAAGCCCGATGTCTTTAATACAAAACAGAAATTCAAACCATGGATTTATCGAGTAGCTTCGAATATGTCGAAAAATCATTTTAGAAGCAAAACTGTAAAAAACAAATATAATGAGCATTTAAAGTACACAGAAACAGCACAT
It encodes the following:
- the rlmD gene encoding 23S rRNA (uracil(1939)-C(5))-methyltransferase RlmD, which gives rise to MRKRKKHPIIYNLEITNLAAEGKAIAKIDEKIVFVTKVIPGDIVDVQVNRKRKSFLEGYPIKFHKYSENRVPAICKHFGVCGGCKWQNLPYNLQLSYKHNQVVDNFERIGKLKVDEIKPILASENTDFYRNKLEYTFTNRRWLHEDEIENAEEKILDGLGFHVPGRFDKVLDIEFCHLQPAPSNEIRLAVREFALKYGMSFFDLRKQEGLLRNLIIRNNSSGEFMVIASFFYEDEKLRNSLLEYLHQQFPKIKSLMYVVNPKRNDTISDLEIKHFAGDSFIFEKMEDLKFKISPKSFFQTNSLQAYNLYKIVREFANLNGDEVVYDLYTGTGTIANFIAKSAKKVIGIEFIEDAIADAKTNSAINNLSNTSFFAGDIKDILNEEFILENGKPDVIILDPPRAGIHKNVVESLLYAKPEKIVYVSCNPATQARDIALLGEEYQVKLIQPVDMFPHTHHVENVALLHRIS
- a CDS encoding DNA gyrase/topoisomerase IV subunit A, with the protein product MQTEENKKIEGAENEEINNSGEDSQIAKSDNMHNVEYLSGMYKNWFLEYASYVILERAVPHIYDGLKPVQRRILFAMKRLDDGRFNKVANIIGQTMQFHPHGDASIGDAMVQIGQKELLIETQGNWGNIITGDNAAASRYIEARLSKFAIDVVFNSKTTFWKASYDGRNNEPINLPVKFPLLLAQGAEGIAVGLASKILPHNFIELIDASIDFLNDKEFELLPDFPTAGLADFSKYNDGLRGGSVKVRARISKIDKKTLQISEIPFGKTTGSLIDSIVKANEKGKIKIKKIDDNTSENVEILIYINSGISPDKTIDALYAFTDCEISISPNNCVIEEEKPRFLGSSEMLKISAQNTVNLLKKELEIKKSELEDAWHFSSLEKIFIENRIYIEIEDCETWESIIETIDTHLEPFKYLLKKTVVYDDIVKLTEIKIKRISKFDSFKADELIKSIEAEIQQIEYNLSRMVQFAIDYYRKIKNKYGKGRQRKTEIRNFDTIVATKVVVANEKLYINKKEGFIGTSLKKDEFVCDCSDIDDIIAFRRDGKYIITKVSEKSFVGKNIIYVTIFKPNDDRTIYNAIYRDGISGTTLMKRFAVLSIIRDKEYDITQGTANSKIIYFTANPNGEAETIKIFLKPKAKLRRLSFELDFRDLAIKGRNSKGNIITKHDVYKISLKTKGVSTLGGRQIWFDESVLRLSTEERGKFIGDFSGNDKILTITKSGYFQLSGFDLSNHFDEDIVLIEKYNPEKVFSVVFFDADQNYYYLKRFQIDETDKKVSFIGENQNSKFIIFSTDKLPRIEIEFGGEQSSRENEIINVAEFIGIKSYKARGKRISIFNLQKISWIESLVFDENGNTEELEESKSIDEKPLNLEEDGQFSLEL
- a CDS encoding sigma-70 family RNA polymerase sigma factor, with protein sequence MSSEEMKNFTDEKLIEIYKMSKDSRSKKAFDCLYLRYLQPITNYFFLALDRDNEKAKDFFHDLFLKILEKPDVFNTKQKFKPWIYRVASNMSKNHFRSKTVKNKYNEHLKYTETAHYDLDLQEQKLNDHIKNLKSEQRSLIVLRFKLNLSIKEIAEIYECPEGTIKSRLFYTIKELSNQYNKMLKI